A window of Solanum stenotomum isolate F172 chromosome 3, ASM1918654v1, whole genome shotgun sequence contains these coding sequences:
- the LOC125858408 gene encoding protein SAR DEFICIENT 1 isoform X1, which produces MAAAKRFLDNSNPDTNQPNYKRMRSTTPSFASVIKEAMKANFLENLSSALEPMLRRVIPEEVENGLRRYSCRSLTRSPSLRIKALEPSNLRLIFNRKLSQPIFTGSKVVAGGDDGQSLQILLVDTSGEGMVPATLPYPIKVELVVLNGDFPSGDTETNWTREEFDKHVVKERTGKRPLLTGELNFTMRDGVVSVGEIEFTDNSSWIRSRKFRIGAKVVQIGNNQTTVRITEAVTESFVVKDHRGELYKKHYPPALGDEVWRLEKIGKDGPFRRKLSSKGINTVQDFLKLATIDTPQIRTILGTGMSDKMWEATYKHAKTCEMGSKLFMARGPNYELILTPICQVVRAVIDGQIYPTHDLPGIQKAYIQNLVKEAYANWSSLEEVDETALLTQGEPMVDEYPNVHQQQQPMIRSYQQNTILTDASEQLVEYNDWIGNPNYI; this is translated from the exons ATGGCAGCAGCTAAACGGTTTTTAGATAACTCTAATCCGGATACGAACCAACCGAATTACAAACGCATGAGATCTACTACACCTTCTTTCGCTTC tgttattAAGGAAGCAATGAAGGCGAATTTCCTAGAGAACTTGTCTTCTGCTTTGGAACCGATGCTCCGTCGAGTG ATTCCTGAGGAAGTGGAGAATGGACTAAGGCGTTATTCATGTCGTTCATTAACGAGATCTCCTTCACTAAGAATCAAAGCACTAGAACCATCGAATCTTCGTCTCATTTTCAACAGAAAGCTCTCGCAACCAATATTCACCGGAAGCAAAGTCGTCGCCGGCGGCGACGACGGCCagagtcttcaaattcttctgGTGGATACAAGCGGCGAAGGCATGGTTCCGGCGACTTTACCTTACCCTATCAAAGTAGAACTCGTCGTACTTAACGGAGATTTCCCGTCCGGAGATACTGAAACTAATTGGACTCGCGAAGAATTCGACAAACACGTCGTTAAGGAGAGAACCGGAAAGAGGCCATTGCTTACCGGCGAACTCAATTTCACGATGCGTGACGGCGTCGTTTCCGTTGGGGAAATCGAGTTTACTGACAATTCGAGCTGGATTCGGAGCCGGAAATTCAGAATTGGCGCAAAAGTGGTTCaaattggaaataatcaaaCTACTGTTCGAATTACAGAAGCCGTTACTGAATCGTTTGTGGTTAAAGATCACCGCGGAGAAT TGTACAAAAAACATTACCCACCAGCACTAGGAGATGAAGTGTGGCGCCTTGAGAAGATTGGAAAAGATGGACCTTTCCGCAGAAAGCTCTCTTCAAAAGGCATCAACACTGTACAAGATTTCTTGAAGTTGGCTACTATTGACACACCACAAATTAGAACT ATACTGGGAACTGGAATGTCAGATAAAATGTGGGAAGCAACATACAAGCATGCAAAAACTTGTGAGATGGGCTCAAAGTTATTCATGGCCCGTGGACCAAACTACGAATTAATCCTTACTCCGATTTGTCAAGTTGTTAGGGCAGTTATTGATGGGCAAATTTACCCTACTCATGACTTACCAGGAATACAAAAG GCCTATATCCAGAATTTGGTGAAGGAGGCTTATGCCAATTGGAGTTCTTTAGAGGAAGTTGATGAGACAGCACTACTAACTCAAG GAGAACCAATGGTGGATGAGTATCCAAATGTTCATCAGCAGCAACAACCAATGATACGATCCTATCAACAAAACACAATTTTGACAGATGCATCTGAACAGTTAGTCGAATACAATGACTGGATTGGTAATCCTAACTACATTTGA
- the LOC125858408 gene encoding protein SAR DEFICIENT 1 isoform X2, with protein sequence MAAAKRFLDNSNPDTNQPNYKRMSVIKEAMKANFLENLSSALEPMLRRVIPEEVENGLRRYSCRSLTRSPSLRIKALEPSNLRLIFNRKLSQPIFTGSKVVAGGDDGQSLQILLVDTSGEGMVPATLPYPIKVELVVLNGDFPSGDTETNWTREEFDKHVVKERTGKRPLLTGELNFTMRDGVVSVGEIEFTDNSSWIRSRKFRIGAKVVQIGNNQTTVRITEAVTESFVVKDHRGELYKKHYPPALGDEVWRLEKIGKDGPFRRKLSSKGINTVQDFLKLATIDTPQIRTILGTGMSDKMWEATYKHAKTCEMGSKLFMARGPNYELILTPICQVVRAVIDGQIYPTHDLPGIQKAYIQNLVKEAYANWSSLEEVDETALLTQGEPMVDEYPNVHQQQQPMIRSYQQNTILTDASEQLVEYNDWIGNPNYI encoded by the exons ATGGCAGCAGCTAAACGGTTTTTAGATAACTCTAATCCGGATACGAACCAACCGAATTACAAACGCATG agtgttattAAGGAAGCAATGAAGGCGAATTTCCTAGAGAACTTGTCTTCTGCTTTGGAACCGATGCTCCGTCGAGTG ATTCCTGAGGAAGTGGAGAATGGACTAAGGCGTTATTCATGTCGTTCATTAACGAGATCTCCTTCACTAAGAATCAAAGCACTAGAACCATCGAATCTTCGTCTCATTTTCAACAGAAAGCTCTCGCAACCAATATTCACCGGAAGCAAAGTCGTCGCCGGCGGCGACGACGGCCagagtcttcaaattcttctgGTGGATACAAGCGGCGAAGGCATGGTTCCGGCGACTTTACCTTACCCTATCAAAGTAGAACTCGTCGTACTTAACGGAGATTTCCCGTCCGGAGATACTGAAACTAATTGGACTCGCGAAGAATTCGACAAACACGTCGTTAAGGAGAGAACCGGAAAGAGGCCATTGCTTACCGGCGAACTCAATTTCACGATGCGTGACGGCGTCGTTTCCGTTGGGGAAATCGAGTTTACTGACAATTCGAGCTGGATTCGGAGCCGGAAATTCAGAATTGGCGCAAAAGTGGTTCaaattggaaataatcaaaCTACTGTTCGAATTACAGAAGCCGTTACTGAATCGTTTGTGGTTAAAGATCACCGCGGAGAAT TGTACAAAAAACATTACCCACCAGCACTAGGAGATGAAGTGTGGCGCCTTGAGAAGATTGGAAAAGATGGACCTTTCCGCAGAAAGCTCTCTTCAAAAGGCATCAACACTGTACAAGATTTCTTGAAGTTGGCTACTATTGACACACCACAAATTAGAACT ATACTGGGAACTGGAATGTCAGATAAAATGTGGGAAGCAACATACAAGCATGCAAAAACTTGTGAGATGGGCTCAAAGTTATTCATGGCCCGTGGACCAAACTACGAATTAATCCTTACTCCGATTTGTCAAGTTGTTAGGGCAGTTATTGATGGGCAAATTTACCCTACTCATGACTTACCAGGAATACAAAAG GCCTATATCCAGAATTTGGTGAAGGAGGCTTATGCCAATTGGAGTTCTTTAGAGGAAGTTGATGAGACAGCACTACTAACTCAAG GAGAACCAATGGTGGATGAGTATCCAAATGTTCATCAGCAGCAACAACCAATGATACGATCCTATCAACAAAACACAATTTTGACAGATGCATCTGAACAGTTAGTCGAATACAATGACTGGATTGGTAATCCTAACTACATTTGA
- the LOC125858410 gene encoding glycosyltransferase BC10-like: MKNEQQYQFTTTKLFSISQRYLHNLVSYFILFGSGLVIGITLFFYLQDLIPNTLQNKLFFPQIIQLTSPPPPPPPHIPIPPPPPPSLPQPQQQIPLVLNNENKILDPSRIGLKDFMKTPKLSTPKHDMKDEELISRAMMVPRVSDLPFKRKPKIAFMFLARGSLPLAPLWERFFQGHEGLYSIYIHSQPSFNGTAPQEGPIFHGRRVASKKVEWGKFNMVEAEQRLLANALLDLSNERFVLLSESCIPLYNFTTIYNYIINSANTFMESYDLISPVGRGRYSKKMKPLVTLDQWRKGSQWFEVDREIAMDIISDQKYSHLFKRFCRPACYSDEHYLPTFVTMKYWWKNENRTLTWVDWAKGGPHPTKFIRPEVTEDLLNGMRNGTKCEYNGRPSNMCYLFARKFLPSTLDRLLRFAPKIMKFG; encoded by the exons atgaagaatgaACAACAATATCAATTCACTACTACAAAACTATTCAGTATTTCTCAAAGGTACCTCCATAATCTTGtgtcctattttattttatttgggtcTGGTTTAGTAATTGGTATAACACTATTTTTTTATCTCCAAGATCTAATTCCCAACACTttacaaaacaaattatttttcccCCAAATAATCCAATTAACctcacctccacctccaccccCACCCCATATACCAATAcccccaccaccaccaccatcacTTCCACAACCTCAACAACAAATTCCTCTTGTTTTAAATAATGAGAACAAAATTTTAGACCCTAGTAGAATAGGGTTAAAAGATTTTATGAAGACACCAAAATTAAGTACTCCTAAACATGATATGAAAGATGAAGAGTTGATATCGAGGGCTATGATGGTGCCACGTGTCAGTGATTTGCCATTTAAGAGAAAACCAAAGATTGCTTTTATGTTTCTTGCAAGAGGAAGTTTACCATTGGCTCCATTATGGGAAAGATTTTTCCAAGGACATGAAGGTCTTTATTCTATTTATATTCATTCTCAACCATCTTTTAATGGAACTGCTCCACAAGAAGGACCTATTTTTCATGGCAGAAGAGTAGCAAGTAAG AAAGTAGAATGGGGAAAATTTAACATGGTGGAAGCAGAACAACGATTACTAGCGAACGCATTATTAGACCTATCGAACGAGCGTTTCGTGCTTCTTTCAGAGTCATGCATTCCTCTCTACAACTTCACAACCATCTACAACTACATCATCAACTCCGCAAACACCTTCATGGAGTCTTACGACTTAATAAGCCCCGTGGGACGAGGTCGTTACAGCAAGAAAATGAAACCATTGGTCACCCTAGACCAATGGCGAAAAGGGTCCCAATGGTTCGAGGTCGATCGAGAGATAGCCATGGACATAATATCAGATCAAAAATATTCTCATTTATTCAAGAGATTTTGTAGGCCAGCATGTTACTCAGATGAACATTATTTGCCAACATTTGTGACAATGAAATATTGGtggaaaaatgaaaatagaacATTGACTTGGGTTGATTGGGCCAAAGGTGGGCCTCATCCAACAAAATTTATTAGGCCTGAAGTGACTGAAGATTTGCTTAATGGGATGAGAAATGGGACCAAATGTGAGTATAATGGGCGGCCCAGTAACATGTGTTACTTGTTTGCTAGGAAGTTTTTGCCAAGCACTTTAGATAGGCTTCTGAGATTTGCTCCTAAAATCATGAAATTtggataa